The DNA region CTCAAAATGTTGACAAACTGGTTCGGTACGTTTATCCGAATATGTCCTAAAATGAATAGCTTTGCCTTCGTAATAAGCTTTACGTTTCTTAAAAGTTTGGATATCAACCACATCGCCAGGAATGGCATTAGAAATGAAGATAATCTTGCCGTCAGGTGCTTTGGCAACCGATTTACCTCTAGCTCCAGCATCTAGAACTTCAATATTTTCAAAAACTTTGTGCTTATTTTTTCTTGCCATTTGGCAAAGGTAAGGGTTTGGTTAGGAATAAATTTTAAAAATAAATATGAAAACAGAACTATTCAACATTCATTTCATCAACATGCATCATATAGGTAGCAATGGTATTTAACATTTCATCAGATAATCCTTTAACAAAACCGTTTATATTATCTTGCATAATAGCAACTTGGGTGGAAGTGGTATCTACAATTGGTTCAGCTTCACCCTTTAAAAAGGCAACTATATCTCCATTCTTTTCCTTATAAACCCGCATTATTTCTTTTACTGAAGGGCCTATCTTTGTTTTGTTTACTGCGTGGCAGGTAACGCAGGTTTTTTCCGAGAAAAGCCTATTACCTAGAAAAATTTGTGAATCTCTACTTAACTCTCCTCGTTTGGGAACTTCTTTTTCTTTGCTATCAGTTGATTTTTTATCTGAAGCACAACTGCAAATCAATAAAAAACCAACAAAAATTAAAGATAAACGCATATTTGTGATTAAAAAATTACACTATAAATTTACGATAATAAAAATTAATTATTAAAAAAAAGAGGCTTAATTTTCCTAATTATTAATTGAATTAAATAAAAATAGAGACTTATAATTAGTTGATTTATTTGAGTTATTTTTAAAATCTATACTTTTAAATTGAACCTTTCTTAAAACGGGTCGTCTTAAAGGTAGAAATCAAGAATGAACAAACCTGAAAAAATATTTGACGGACTTTTAGTTCTGCAATTCAAAGCAGGAGATAAAAAAGCATTTGCTTTATTGGTAAAGAGATGGCATTCTAAATTATATAATCAGGCATTTTGGTATGTAAAAGATGCCGATTTGGCCAAAGATATTGTTCAAGAAAGTTGGAGTGTGATTTTAAAAAAAATACACACATTAAAAAACCCAAATAATTTTGGGAGTTGGGCTTTAAAACTAGTAATAAGAAAATCGCTTGATAATTTGAGAAAAAATAGAAAAGAAGAATTCAATTTATATCAATATCAAGAAAATAAACACTCAGCTAATGAGACAAATGAATATAGTAAAAGCAATAATTATAATACTACTTCTGATAGTCATGCTACTTCCAAAATGGTTATAAACTGTATTAAAGAGTTGCCAGAACAACAGCAAATTGTAGTACGCCTTTTTTACATTCAAGAGTATACTTTACATGAAATAGCAGATATATTATCATTACCCAAAGGAACTGTAAAATCAAGATTGTTTTACGCTCGAGAAAAATTAAAATTAAAAATAAAAAATAGAAATCATGAAAAATAATAAAGAAGAAATAGACCAAATTATCAAAGAATCTTTGACAAGTGAAGAAGCTCAATTTTATGATGAGTTAGATGAACAAAACCTGCTACAAATGTTTGGAGGTTTATTTAAAACAAAAAATAGTTGGCTAATTATTATCATGAATATTGTTAATATAATTGTATTCGGTTTATTTATTTACTGTTTAATTCAATTTTTAAATACAGATGACACAAACGAACTTATAAAATGGACTTCTGCTGGATGTTTATGTTGGTCAACAATAGCAATGATAAAAATATTTGCTTGGATGCAAATGGACAAAAATGCATTGTTAAGAGAAATGAAGAGACTTGAATTGCAAATAGCCGCATCAGCAAATAAATCTAAATAAACAAAAAAAAGCATCCGTCTAAACGGATGCTTTAAACTTTTGAAAAAATAGATCTTTTATTTTGCAGCATCACGCATATATGCAGAA from Aureibaculum sp. 2308TA14-22 includes:
- a CDS encoding c-type cytochrome, with the translated sequence MRLSLIFVGFLLICSCASDKKSTDSKEKEVPKRGELSRDSQIFLGNRLFSEKTCVTCHAVNKTKIGPSVKEIMRVYKEKNGDIVAFLKGEAEPIVDTTSTQVAIMQDNINGFVKGLSDEMLNTIATYMMHVDEMNVE
- a CDS encoding DUF6768 family protein, which produces MKNNKEEIDQIIKESLTSEEAQFYDELDEQNLLQMFGGLFKTKNSWLIIIMNIVNIIVFGLFIYCLIQFLNTDDTNELIKWTSAGCLCWSTIAMIKIFAWMQMDKNALLREMKRLELQIAASANKSK
- a CDS encoding RNA polymerase sigma factor, which gives rise to MNKPEKIFDGLLVLQFKAGDKKAFALLVKRWHSKLYNQAFWYVKDADLAKDIVQESWSVILKKIHTLKNPNNFGSWALKLVIRKSLDNLRKNRKEEFNLYQYQENKHSANETNEYSKSNNYNTTSDSHATSKMVINCIKELPEQQQIVVRLFYIQEYTLHEIADILSLPKGTVKSRLFYAREKLKLKIKNRNHEK